In uncultured Cohaesibacter sp., a genomic segment contains:
- a CDS encoding TldD/PmbA family protein, translating into MSDLLDQSIIEERAHHLVKAAMKAGADSADAVAARAISSSVGLRDGKLEENEHSENDSMALRVFIDGCKASISTNTTDDLSILTKLAERAVAMAHMSPPDPFARLAARSDLMEPSLVAARVKALDPADLNIPSSEDLTRMAQEAEDAAMAVDGVAKSGGAGAGHFLGGAVLATSHGFVGSYMSSRISFSVTAIAGSGTTMERDYSFSAAVHKADLRAPGLVGRRAGERAVRRLHPAKLETGTYDILFEPRVATTLVGHFASAINGAAIARHTSFLNDKLGRKIFPSGIFINDDPTLPRGLGSRPFDGEGVDCQPLALVEDGYLNQWVLDSATAAELGLKTNGRASRSGANPYPSTTNLRLEKGKHSQQDLISGIKDGIYITDLIGQGVNGVTGDYSRGASGIRIKDGKLAESISEITIAGNLVDMFARMIPADDLSFEHAVNAPSILIEGMTVAGR; encoded by the coding sequence ATGTCAGACCTTCTTGATCAATCCATTATTGAGGAAAGAGCCCACCATCTGGTGAAGGCGGCCATGAAAGCGGGAGCGGATTCCGCCGATGCGGTTGCGGCCAGAGCCATTTCGAGTTCAGTCGGTCTGCGCGATGGAAAGCTGGAGGAAAATGAGCATTCGGAAAATGACTCGATGGCTTTGCGCGTCTTTATCGATGGCTGCAAGGCGTCTATTTCCACCAATACCACAGATGATCTTTCCATTCTGACAAAACTGGCCGAGCGGGCAGTTGCCATGGCGCATATGTCGCCACCGGACCCCTTTGCCCGTCTGGCGGCGCGCAGCGACCTGATGGAGCCGTCGCTGGTGGCCGCACGCGTCAAGGCGCTCGATCCGGCCGATCTCAATATTCCTTCATCGGAAGATCTGACCCGCATGGCGCAAGAGGCAGAAGATGCTGCCATGGCGGTTGACGGAGTTGCCAAGTCTGGCGGTGCCGGGGCCGGGCATTTTCTCGGCGGTGCCGTTCTGGCCACCTCGCACGGCTTTGTTGGCTCCTATATGTCTTCGCGTATCTCTTTTTCCGTGACTGCGATTGCCGGCAGCGGAACGACAATGGAGCGCGATTATTCCTTTTCCGCCGCTGTGCACAAGGCAGATCTGCGCGCCCCCGGACTGGTCGGGCGCAGGGCTGGCGAGCGTGCGGTCAGACGTCTCCATCCCGCCAAGCTGGAAACAGGCACCTACGACATTCTATTCGAGCCAAGGGTGGCGACGACACTGGTCGGCCATTTTGCTTCGGCGATCAACGGGGCGGCGATTGCCCGTCACACGTCTTTTCTCAATGACAAGCTGGGACGGAAGATTTTCCCCTCCGGCATTTTCATCAATGATGATCCGACCCTGCCGCGCGGTCTGGGCTCGCGTCCCTTCGACGGTGAAGGGGTGGATTGCCAGCCGCTGGCGCTGGTGGAGGATGGCTATCTGAACCAGTGGGTTCTCGATAGCGCCACGGCGGCGGAACTGGGCCTGAAAACCAACGGCCGGGCCTCCCGTTCCGGGGCCAATCCCTATCCTTCGACCACCAATCTGCGTCTGGAAAAGGGCAAGCACAGCCAGCAGGATCTGATTTCCGGCATCAAGGACGGCATTTACATCACCGACCTGATCGGGCAGGGCGTCAACGGTGTGACGGGGGATTATTCCCGTGGCGCATCGGGCATCCGCATCAAGGATGGCAAGCTGGCCGAATCCATCTCCGAGATCACCATCGCTGGCAATCTGGTGGATATGTTCGCACGGATGATACCAGCCGATGATCTTTCCTTTGAACATGCGGTCAACGCACCATCCATCCTGATAGAGGGCATGACCGTTGCCGGACGATAA
- a CDS encoding 3'(2'),5'-bisphosphate nucleotidase CysQ, which produces MPDDKEIKASAGFKYAYQEDKQLLEDAAREAGELALRYFNRDPQVWTKQNYSPVTEADLAVDKYLKERLMVARSDYGWLSEESEDNTDRLDKQRVFVIDPIDGTRAFIDGGSEWTISLAVVENNRPVAAVLYAPVRGELYCASRFGGTQLNNVPVICPRLASLDGARAAGPRPAIARGPLARAGVQNAGYVRSLAYRIVMVTTGALDLALAREDANDWDLAAADLIVEEANGILRDKSNRVLKYNLPNVHHDSLYASSKALGRLVAPIMPALQFPQRRHG; this is translated from the coding sequence TTGCCGGACGATAAAGAGATCAAGGCATCTGCCGGTTTCAAATATGCCTATCAGGAAGACAAACAGCTCCTCGAAGATGCTGCGCGAGAAGCGGGCGAACTGGCCTTGCGCTATTTCAACCGCGATCCTCAGGTCTGGACCAAGCAGAATTACAGCCCCGTTACCGAAGCCGATCTGGCGGTTGACAAATATCTCAAAGAGCGTCTGATGGTAGCGCGCTCCGATTATGGCTGGCTTTCCGAGGAGAGCGAGGACAATACCGATCGCCTCGACAAGCAGCGGGTTTTTGTCATCGATCCGATTGATGGTACCCGCGCCTTCATTGATGGCGGCAGTGAGTGGACCATATCGCTCGCCGTTGTCGAGAATAACAGGCCGGTCGCCGCCGTGCTTTACGCGCCCGTGCGCGGCGAGCTTTATTGCGCCTCGCGCTTTGGTGGAACGCAACTGAACAATGTGCCGGTCATCTGCCCGCGGCTGGCGAGCTTGGATGGCGCAAGGGCAGCAGGGCCACGCCCGGCGATAGCCCGCGGGCCGCTGGCCCGCGCCGGAGTGCAGAATGCCGGATATGTCCGCTCTCTGGCCTATCGTATCGTCATGGTCACCACTGGAGCGCTTGATCTGGCGCTGGCGCGGGAAGATGCCAATGACTGGGATCTGGCCGCCGCAGACCTCATCGTGGAAGAGGCAAATGGCATTCTGCGGGACAAGTCAAACAGGGTGCTGAAATATAATCTGCCCAACGTGCATCATGACAGTCTTTATGCTTCCAGCAAGGCTTTGGGGCGGCTGGTGGCTCCAATCATGCCAGCCCTTCAGTTCCCCCAAAGGCGACATGGCTAA
- a CDS encoding lysophospholipid acyltransferase family protein, whose product MKKIFRSKPILTLGGRLIALWLRLVHATNRMVTDPTGDYARVEGHFPAIVALWHGQHFMVPLVRRKSDSFRALVSRSGDGHLNSVAAQALGVDVVRGSGGRNRSKTLTKGGISALKNLISCLHDGVSVAMTANVPKTGARECGLGVVTLAKLSGRPIIPAAYASSRRIDLDSWDKASINLPFGRAAFIIGEPIYVSREADEEELEVMRQKVEAALNEATRKAYDALKH is encoded by the coding sequence GTGAAGAAAATTTTTCGCTCCAAGCCAATATTGACATTGGGTGGACGGCTGATTGCGCTTTGGCTCCGGCTGGTGCATGCCACCAACCGTATGGTCACGGACCCAACCGGGGATTACGCCAGAGTCGAGGGGCATTTCCCCGCGATTGTCGCGCTTTGGCATGGGCAGCATTTCATGGTTCCGCTGGTCCGGCGCAAAAGCGATTCTTTCAGGGCTCTGGTGTCCCGTTCCGGGGATGGTCACCTCAACAGCGTCGCCGCTCAGGCGCTGGGGGTAGATGTGGTGCGCGGCTCAGGCGGGCGCAACCGCTCCAAGACCCTCACCAAGGGCGGCATATCCGCCCTCAAGAATCTGATTTCCTGCCTGCATGACGGGGTCAGCGTAGCCATGACGGCGAATGTTCCCAAGACCGGAGCGCGGGAATGTGGTCTGGGAGTTGTCACTCTGGCCAAACTGAGCGGACGTCCCATCATTCCGGCCGCTTATGCCTCCTCGCGCCGGATCGATCTCGATAGTTGGGACAAGGCATCGATCAATCTGCCTTTCGGCCGGGCTGCCTTCATCATCGGCGAGCCGATCTATGTATCGCGTGAAGCCGATGAAGAAGAACTCGAAGTCATGCGCCAGAAAGTGGAAGCCGCTCTCAATGAAGCGACCCGAAAAGCCTATGATGCTCTCAAGCATTAA
- a CDS encoding 3-deoxy-D-manno-octulosonic acid transferase yields the protein MDWSGRFALSSYRIAGYAASPLAPLLVALRARKGKEIPARCKERYGKTTIARPAGPLIWVHAASVGETNAVLPLINLITETGTQVLLTTVTVTSAQVARKHLPNGAFHQFVPFDMAPFVNRFLSFWRPDLALFVESEIWPNILSELNNRDIPMIVVNGRMSERSFERWSKFPSAFRQMFGNVPMCLAQTEEDRDRYTRLGVAQVEVTGNLKFDVPPPQADEMQLLRMRQDIANRPVWVAASTHPGEERLLAQAHSRMAVRIPNLLTIIVPRHPERSHDIMKELVGIVPRIQCRSDEPDLFPKTDIYLADTIGEMGLFYRLSRIAFVGGSLVNHGGQNPIEPARLGCTILHGPSVGNFHNIYDALDQTGGAQCLHNERELIQTLARLISSPAEIDRRVELARRALRPFSGALDKTMMALNPFLEPLKINAELNRANSNPALG from the coding sequence ATGGACTGGTCAGGAAGATTTGCACTTTCCTCCTATCGGATAGCGGGATATGCGGCGAGCCCGTTGGCTCCTCTGCTCGTGGCCTTGCGTGCGCGCAAGGGCAAGGAGATACCTGCGCGCTGTAAGGAGCGCTATGGCAAGACGACAATTGCCCGTCCGGCGGGGCCTCTGATCTGGGTGCATGCGGCCTCGGTTGGTGAAACCAATGCTGTTCTGCCTCTCATCAACCTGATCACGGAAACCGGCACTCAGGTGCTGCTGACAACGGTCACGGTGACTTCGGCACAGGTTGCCAGAAAGCATCTGCCCAACGGGGCATTCCATCAGTTCGTGCCTTTCGATATGGCGCCTTTCGTCAACCGTTTCCTGAGTTTCTGGCGCCCCGATCTGGCCCTGTTCGTGGAATCAGAGATTTGGCCCAATATCCTTTCCGAGCTCAACAATCGTGACATCCCGATGATCGTGGTCAATGGCCGCATGTCCGAGCGGTCTTTCGAGCGTTGGTCCAAATTCCCCTCCGCCTTCCGGCAGATGTTCGGCAATGTTCCGATGTGTCTGGCCCAGACCGAAGAAGACCGCGATCGCTATACCCGTCTGGGCGTTGCGCAGGTCGAGGTTACCGGCAATCTTAAATTCGACGTACCGCCGCCACAGGCCGACGAGATGCAATTGCTGCGCATGCGGCAGGATATCGCTAACCGCCCCGTCTGGGTGGCGGCAAGCACCCATCCGGGTGAAGAGCGCCTGCTGGCGCAGGCTCATAGCCGCATGGCGGTGCGCATTCCCAATTTGCTGACAATCATTGTGCCGCGCCATCCCGAGCGCAGCCACGATATCATGAAGGAACTGGTCGGCATCGTTCCGCGCATCCAGTGCCGTTCCGATGAGCCGGATCTTTTCCCCAAGACCGATATCTATCTTGCCGATACCATCGGTGAAATGGGGCTGTTCTATCGCCTGTCTCGTATTGCCTTTGTCGGTGGCTCGCTGGTCAATCACGGCGGACAAAACCCGATTGAACCTGCGCGGCTGGGCTGCACCATTCTGCATGGTCCCAGCGTCGGCAATTTCCATAATATCTATGATGCACTTGACCAGACCGGTGGCGCTCAATGTCTGCATAATGAGCGTGAGCTGATCCAGACGCTGGCGCGTCTCATCTCCTCTCCTGCCGAGATCGACAGACGGGTGGAACTGGCCCGTCGTGCCCTGCGACCTTTTTCCGGGGCACTTGACAAAACCATGATGGCGCTCAATCCTTTCCTTGAGCCCCTCAAGATCAATGCCGAGCTGAACCGGGCCAACAGTAACCCTGCCTTGGGCTGA
- the lpxK gene encoding tetraacyldisaccharide 4'-kinase codes for MKAPGFWTERNTLAWLLYPFSLVYGRISLSRFNKKERYKAHMPVLCVGNLVMGGAGKTPTALALGRAAAGLNLSPIFLTRGFKGSESGPLLVDPVHHSIAEVGDEALLLARVAPTIVAKDRVAGAKLAEELNREKDGSIIIMDDGFQNPYLYKDFNLIIVDSQQSIGNGFIFPAGPLRAPLNPQVRRADQFVIVGEGGKAPQLRQLLARLGKASSHASLQPSRCSLLGGTRVFAFCGIGHPDKFYRTLEQLELEVIDYQDFDDHHTFSYEEIEAILNRAEAQDLDIVTTSKDHVRLQQLGEVGARLAQKAHVIEVDMTFDDKSFPRHALEQARRKFSRR; via the coding sequence ATGAAGGCTCCCGGCTTCTGGACGGAGCGTAACACGCTGGCCTGGCTGCTTTATCCATTCAGTCTTGTTTATGGTCGAATCTCTCTCTCCCGCTTCAACAAGAAAGAACGCTACAAGGCGCATATGCCGGTGCTTTGTGTCGGCAATCTCGTGATGGGTGGTGCAGGCAAAACCCCCACGGCGCTGGCGCTGGGGCGTGCGGCGGCAGGTCTCAATCTGTCTCCCATCTTTCTCACCCGCGGCTTCAAGGGCAGCGAAAGCGGTCCGCTGCTGGTCGATCCTGTGCATCATTCCATTGCTGAAGTCGGCGATGAAGCCTTGCTGCTGGCGCGGGTCGCGCCGACCATCGTCGCCAAAGATCGCGTGGCGGGAGCCAAACTTGCCGAGGAACTGAACAGGGAGAAGGACGGCAGCATCATCATCATGGATGACGGCTTTCAGAATCCCTATCTCTACAAGGATTTCAATCTTATCATCGTCGATTCCCAGCAGAGCATTGGCAACGGTTTCATCTTTCCTGCCGGTCCCTTGCGGGCACCCCTGAATCCGCAGGTGCGGCGCGCTGACCAGTTCGTCATCGTCGGCGAGGGGGGCAAGGCTCCGCAGTTACGCCAGCTTCTGGCGCGGTTGGGAAAGGCTTCCAGCCACGCCAGCCTGCAACCATCCAGATGCAGTCTTCTGGGCGGAACGCGCGTTTTTGCCTTTTGCGGCATCGGGCATCCGGACAAATTCTACCGGACGCTGGAGCAGTTGGAGCTGGAGGTGATCGATTATCAGGATTTCGACGATCACCACACTTTCTCCTACGAGGAGATTGAGGCTATTTTGAATAGGGCCGAGGCGCAGGATCTGGACATCGTCACCACGTCGAAGGACCATGTCCGGTTGCAGCAATTGGGAGAGGTTGGCGCTCGACTGGCGCAGAAGGCCCATGTCATCGAGGTGGACATGACCTTTGACGACAAAAGCTTCCCCCGACATGCACTGGAGCAGGCGCGCAGGAAATTTTCGCGCCGCTGA
- a CDS encoding DUF2093 domain-containing protein: MMITLPNSGKEAVVRYMDGDLQIIHSGSYVTCAVTGRPIPLDDLKYWSVDRQEAYIDCEASYKAEKAAAEQKL, encoded by the coding sequence ATGATGATCACTCTGCCCAATTCCGGCAAGGAAGCCGTGGTGCGCTATATGGACGGTGACCTGCAGATCATCCATTCAGGATCCTATGTCACCTGCGCGGTCACGGGCCGTCCCATCCCTCTGGATGATCTGAAATATTGGTCGGTTGACAGGCAGGAAGCCTATATTGACTGCGAGGCATCCTATAAGGCGGAGAAGGCAGCCGCAGAGCAGAAGCTCTAG
- a CDS encoding MATE family efflux transporter — translation MTNKITQPSSASATGPASSPEEAQQGTDNRRAKFVTGSIFRHVVTMTATGAVGMIAVFMVDLANLFYISLLGQAELAAAIGYSATIMFFNNSLSIGMMIGGSAIIARALGEEKRELAKRRAGSALIAVFLMMIVMAGLVFTFIPELLSFIGAKGETHAIATSFLSIVIPSMPFLGISMMLAGIMRANGDAKGSMYVTLAGGFASAILDPIFIFGFGLGIEGAAIASVLSRFVMIGMGIRGTLFVRQILARPAGLEDLFSQWRVLFPIAIPAMLTNVATPVGNAYVTMSIADFGDHAVAGWAIIGRIQPLAWTALFALSGSVGPIFGQNLGAGLHDRVKRTLSDSMYFILGYSLVVWLILFVAQGMIVKIFGAEGDAASFVYFFCSWIAPSSIFMGFLFVSNAAFNNLGHPAYSTAFNWGRSTLGTIPTVMLGTYWAGAEGALLGQAFGSVIFGLMAILTCFHVINKQHGGPQGPAGMEQHPVESWYRRALSPFSSGKGNM, via the coding sequence ATGACCAACAAGATCACGCAGCCGTCTTCGGCATCCGCGACAGGCCCCGCCTCCAGCCCCGAGGAAGCGCAACAGGGAACGGATAACAGACGAGCGAAATTCGTAACCGGTTCCATCTTCCGCCATGTGGTAACGATGACGGCCACCGGCGCGGTGGGCATGATCGCCGTTTTCATGGTGGATCTGGCCAACCTGTTCTATATCTCCCTGCTGGGGCAGGCTGAATTGGCCGCGGCAATCGGCTATTCGGCGACCATCATGTTTTTCAACAATTCGCTCAGCATCGGCATGATGATTGGCGGCTCGGCGATCATTGCCCGCGCGCTGGGCGAAGAGAAGCGAGAGCTTGCCAAGAGACGCGCAGGCAGCGCCCTGATCGCGGTCTTTTTGATGATGATCGTCATGGCGGGACTGGTCTTCACCTTTATCCCCGAACTGCTGTCTTTCATCGGCGCCAAAGGCGAGACCCACGCGATTGCCACCAGCTTTCTGTCCATCGTCATTCCCTCGATGCCATTTCTCGGCATCTCGATGATGCTGGCTGGCATCATGCGGGCTAATGGCGATGCCAAGGGCTCGATGTATGTGACCCTGGCAGGTGGTTTTGCTTCAGCGATCCTCGACCCGATCTTCATTTTCGGCTTTGGGCTGGGCATTGAAGGGGCGGCCATCGCCTCGGTGCTGTCCCGTTTCGTGATGATCGGCATGGGGATTCGGGGAACCCTGTTTGTCAGGCAGATTCTTGCCAGACCAGCGGGCCTTGAGGATCTTTTCAGCCAGTGGCGGGTGCTGTTTCCCATTGCCATTCCGGCGATGCTGACCAATGTGGCCACCCCCGTCGGCAATGCCTATGTCACCATGTCGATTGCCGATTTCGGTGATCATGCGGTGGCTGGCTGGGCCATCATCGGCCGCATCCAGCCGCTGGCATGGACGGCCCTGTTCGCGCTTTCCGGATCGGTCGGTCCGATCTTCGGGCAAAATCTGGGTGCCGGTCTTCATGATCGCGTCAAGCGAACCCTGAGCGACAGCATGTATTTCATTTTGGGCTATTCGCTGGTTGTCTGGCTCATTCTGTTTGTCGCGCAGGGCATGATCGTCAAGATCTTCGGCGCGGAAGGCGATGCTGCCAGTTTTGTCTATTTCTTCTGTAGCTGGATCGCACCGAGCAGCATTTTCATGGGCTTCCTGTTCGTTTCCAACGCAGCCTTCAACAATCTGGGTCATCCAGCCTATTCCACGGCCTTCAACTGGGGACGCTCGACTTTAGGTACGATTCCCACCGTGATGCTCGGCACCTATTGGGCCGGAGCGGAAGGGGCTCTGCTGGGGCAGGCCTTTGGCAGCGTCATCTTCGGCCTGATGGCAATTCTGACCTGCTTCCATGTCATCAACAAGCAGCATGGGGGGCCGCAAGGCCCGGCCGGCATGGAGCAGCATCCTGTTGAAAGCTGGTACCGCCGCGCCCTTTCGCCTTTCTCTTCCGGCAAGGGAAACATGTAG
- a CDS encoding DEAD/DEAH box helicase → MTNFESVHPVLATALSNHGYDHLTSVQQAVTEADVKGRDLLVSAQTGSGKTVAFGLGMAESLLDEEGKLPRAAEPLALVIAPTRELAMQVKAELTWLYADCGAHIASCVGGMDIRRERRDLSHGCHILVGTPGRLRDHIERGSLDLQWLRVSVLDEADEMLDLGFREDLEFILSNASEERQTFLFSATVPRQIEELAKTYQRDALRITTAEQRQQHADIDYHAHLVSPKDKEKAVINVLRFHESPSTMIFCATREMVRHLSSRLSNRGFAVVALSGELSQAERTHALQSMRDGRARVCVATDVAARGIDLPNLDLVIHADLPNNSEALLHRSGRTGRAGRKGNCAIIVPQNKRNLVNRLLKFAKVRVHWDAVPSIDDILKNDQARIFEHPKLLETPTGDDLTLAESLLATYGAEQVAHAFLASQQANYPAPEELLTIDYNDEGRRGEKERNDFDNGVWFRINAGRKHRAEPRWLLPLICRVGGFSKKKVGFIRILDGETVFELSPDVAERFQDVTETEGTGEKSLRITKIGERPEHLLGSPSGRGKPRSQGKGRFNDGPRPRRRDGRNEGRGGRDDGYRKDRKPSRGKGGNKNYHPLND, encoded by the coding sequence ATGACGAATTTCGAAAGCGTGCATCCTGTGCTCGCCACTGCCCTGAGCAATCATGGCTATGATCATCTGACATCCGTACAGCAAGCGGTTACCGAAGCCGATGTAAAAGGGCGCGACCTGCTGGTGTCGGCCCAGACCGGATCGGGCAAAACCGTGGCATTCGGGCTCGGCATGGCCGAAAGCCTGCTGGATGAAGAAGGCAAATTGCCGCGCGCCGCCGAACCGCTGGCCTTGGTCATCGCCCCGACGCGTGAATTGGCCATGCAGGTCAAGGCGGAACTGACCTGGCTTTACGCCGATTGCGGTGCGCATATTGCTTCCTGTGTCGGCGGCATGGATATCCGCCGCGAGCGTCGGGATCTTTCCCACGGCTGCCATATCCTTGTTGGAACGCCGGGACGCCTGCGCGACCATATCGAGCGCGGCTCGCTGGATCTGCAATGGCTGCGCGTCTCGGTGCTTGATGAAGCCGACGAGATGCTTGATCTGGGCTTCCGCGAAGATCTGGAATTCATTCTCTCCAACGCTTCGGAAGAAAGACAGACCTTCCTCTTCTCGGCCACCGTACCGCGCCAGATTGAGGAACTGGCCAAGACCTATCAGCGCGATGCCCTGCGCATCACCACCGCCGAACAGCGCCAGCAGCATGCCGATATCGATTATCATGCGCATCTGGTTTCCCCCAAGGACAAGGAAAAGGCCGTCATCAACGTGTTGCGTTTCCATGAATCGCCCAGCACGATGATTTTCTGCGCAACGCGCGAAATGGTGCGCCATCTCTCCTCGCGTCTGTCCAACCGGGGCTTTGCCGTTGTGGCGCTTTCGGGCGAGCTGAGTCAGGCCGAACGCACCCATGCGCTGCAATCCATGCGCGATGGCCGGGCGCGGGTGTGCGTGGCCACAGACGTGGCTGCCCGCGGCATCGACCTGCCCAATCTTGATCTGGTGATCCATGCGGATCTGCCGAACAATTCCGAAGCCCTGCTGCATCGCTCTGGCCGCACCGGCCGCGCCGGGCGCAAGGGCAATTGCGCAATCATTGTGCCGCAGAACAAGCGCAATCTGGTCAACCGGCTTTTGAAATTCGCCAAGGTGCGTGTGCATTGGGATGCGGTCCCGAGCATTGACGATATTCTCAAGAATGATCAGGCGCGCATTTTCGAGCATCCCAAACTGCTCGAAACCCCGACCGGTGACGATCTGACATTGGCAGAAAGCCTTCTGGCGACCTATGGCGCGGAGCAGGTTGCCCATGCTTTTCTGGCCAGCCAGCAGGCCAATTATCCCGCTCCGGAAGAATTGCTGACAATCGACTATAATGACGAGGGCCGCAGGGGCGAGAAGGAAAGAAACGACTTCGATAATGGCGTCTGGTTCCGCATCAATGCCGGGCGCAAGCACCGGGCCGAACCGCGCTGGCTGTTGCCGCTTATCTGTCGGGTTGGCGGCTTCAGCAAGAAGAAGGTCGGTTTCATTCGCATTCTCGATGGAGAAACCGTATTTGAACTCTCCCCCGATGTTGCCGAGCGTTTTCAGGATGTGACCGAAACGGAAGGCACCGGCGAGAAGAGCCTCCGGATCACCAAGATCGGCGAGCGCCCGGAGCATCTGCTCGGCTCTCCGAGTGGACGCGGCAAACCGCGCAGTCAGGGCAAGGGACGCTTCAATGACGGGCCTCGCCCGCGTCGTCGTGATGGCCGCAATGAAGGTCGCGGCGGGCGCGATGACGGCTACCGCAAGGACAGAAAGCCCAGCAGGGGCAAGGGTGGCAACAAGAATTACCATCCGCTGAACGACTGA
- a CDS encoding DUF1992 domain-containing protein, which produces MMKHPLDHLIEQRIQEAMDKGELSNLPNAGTPLSDLDMSADDLLARVVREQGGKPAFILLNGKLQALIKRLGQVKDPIRRKALETQIADMRTRMAIEKERGL; this is translated from the coding sequence ATGATGAAACATCCCCTTGACCACCTTATCGAGCAGCGCATTCAGGAAGCCATGGACAAAGGCGAGCTTTCGAATCTGCCCAATGCAGGCACCCCCCTGTCTGATCTGGACATGTCGGCCGATGACCTGCTGGCACGCGTGGTGCGCGAACAGGGTGGCAAACCGGCTTTTATTCTGCTGAATGGAAAATTGCAGGCCCTGATCAAGCGGCTTGGTCAGGTCAAGGATCCCATCCGGCGCAAGGCGCTTGAGACGCAGATCGCGGACATGCGCACCAGAATGGCGATAGAGAAGGAGCGAGGTCTTTAG